In Accipiter gentilis chromosome 21, bAccGen1.1, whole genome shotgun sequence, one DNA window encodes the following:
- the LOC126048953 gene encoding phospholipase A2-like, with the protein MGSRLLLMLMLLQAVWKGALGKSHSLHTRGIIELAGAISCGTGRSPLAYIGYGCYCGLGGQGWPKDKTDWCCHRHDCCYDKAEKEGCSPKAQQYRWACEQNAVRCDNLTDRCEKMVCLCDQEAAKCWGAAPYNPHFILWPDFLCGQTHPTCHFRYGGAE; encoded by the exons TTTGGAAAGGTGCTCTGGGAAAATCCCATTCACTGCACACCCGAGGAATCATCGAATTGGCAGGAGCTATATCGTGTGGCACGGGACGGTCTCCTTTGGCATATATTGGCTATGGATGCTACTGTGGACTGGGAGGACAAGGCTGGCCTAAAGATAAAACAGACTG GTGCTGCCACAGACACGACTGCTGCTATGACAAGGCAGAGAAGGAAGGCTGCAGCCCCAAGGCGCAGCAGTACCGGTGGGCATGTGAGCAGAACGCCGTGCGGTGCG ataaCCTGACAGACCGGTGTGAAAAAATGGTGTGCCTGTGTGACCAAGAAGCAGCCAAATGCTGGGGAGCAGCGCCGTACAACCCACACTTCATCCTCTGGCCAGACTTCTTATGTGGACAGACTCATCCCACATGCCATTTCAGATATGGGGGGGCAGAGTAG
- the LOC126049034 gene encoding synaptogenesis protein syg-1-like isoform X1, translating to MSQHIGKFCRSAASSFLLFLLVDVGVSDGSASKENAAVTHVTARPSLLTTPEPWHLLVTQTPAKEKAKEGETVVLNCRLHSPQRPFLTDLMVKWYKEDEKGQMDLLENNVTILPNNSRVFMSGDLSQGDASLVILNVTTSDHGIYFCEVTLPDGKVVTGDGTKLRIRRALGLFGIEESIGTIIGVVAAGIGGVVVLIIVLTPQLRRCVLCMRQGSRQV from the exons ATGAGCCAGCACATTGGGAAGTTCTGTAGATCTGCAGCATCTTCATTCCTCCTCTTCTTGCTGGTGG ATGTTGGTGTTAGTGATGGAAGTGCAAGCAAGGAGAATGCAGCTGTAACTCACGTAACAGCACGGCCCTCGTTGTTGACAACACCTGAGCCATGGCACCTTTTGGTGACTCAAACACCAGCCAAGGAAAAAGCCAAAGAGGGTGAAACTGTGGTCTTAAATTGTCGCTTGCACAGCCCACAACGTCCCTTCCTGACTGACCTAATGGTGAAGTGGTACAAAGAAGATGAAAAGGGACAGATGGACCTGCTAGAAAACAATGTGACCATCTTGCCAAATAACTCCAGGGTTTTCATGAGTGGAGACTTGTCCCAAGGGGATGCCTCCCTGGTGATCCTCAATGTGACAACCAGTGACCACGGTATTTATTTCTGTGAGGTTACACTTCCAGACGGGAAGGTGGTGACAGGAGATGGCACAAAGCTGAGGATCAGGAGGGCTCTGG gcTTGTTTGGTATAGAGGAGTCCATTGGAACTATCATTGGCGTTGTGGCGGCTGGTATCGGAGGTGTAGTGGTTCTGATCATTGTTTTAACCCCGCAGCTGAGGAGGTGCGTCCTCTGCATGAGGCAAGGCTCTCGCCAAG TGTAG
- the LOC126049034 gene encoding synaptogenesis protein syg-1-like isoform X2: MSQHIGKFCRSAASSFLLFLLVDVGVSDGSASKENAAVTHVTARPSLLTTPEPWHLLVTQTPAKEKAKEGETVVLNCRLHSPQRPFLTDLMVKWYKEDEKGQMDLLENNVTILPNNSRVFMSGDLSQGDASLVILNVTTSDHGIYFCEVTLPDGKVVTGDGTKLRIRRALGLFGIEESIGTIIGVVAAGIGGVVVLIIVLTPQLRRCVLCMRQGSRQG, translated from the exons ATGAGCCAGCACATTGGGAAGTTCTGTAGATCTGCAGCATCTTCATTCCTCCTCTTCTTGCTGGTGG ATGTTGGTGTTAGTGATGGAAGTGCAAGCAAGGAGAATGCAGCTGTAACTCACGTAACAGCACGGCCCTCGTTGTTGACAACACCTGAGCCATGGCACCTTTTGGTGACTCAAACACCAGCCAAGGAAAAAGCCAAAGAGGGTGAAACTGTGGTCTTAAATTGTCGCTTGCACAGCCCACAACGTCCCTTCCTGACTGACCTAATGGTGAAGTGGTACAAAGAAGATGAAAAGGGACAGATGGACCTGCTAGAAAACAATGTGACCATCTTGCCAAATAACTCCAGGGTTTTCATGAGTGGAGACTTGTCCCAAGGGGATGCCTCCCTGGTGATCCTCAATGTGACAACCAGTGACCACGGTATTTATTTCTGTGAGGTTACACTTCCAGACGGGAAGGTGGTGACAGGAGATGGCACAAAGCTGAGGATCAGGAGGGCTCTGG gcTTGTTTGGTATAGAGGAGTCCATTGGAACTATCATTGGCGTTGTGGCGGCTGGTATCGGAGGTGTAGTGGTTCTGATCATTGTTTTAACCCCGCAGCTGAGGAGGTGCGTCCTCTGCATGAGGCAAGGCTCTCGCCAAG GTTGA